ATGACTGGATGTTCAACAAGCTGCGAGAAAGTCAGGAGACAAGGGCGCGAGAAGGGCTGAACGTCGCACCCTACACATTTGGTTTTATGGCAGCAAAAGGGGCTTTTCACGATAAGCTTCCGGTAATACCAAATCTTACAGAGGATTTAAGAAATTCAGTCTTCAGCCCAACTCAAAAGTAGTCCTGAACTTCAGAATGGAATAAATGCTTGAGCAAAGGGTGTCCGGCAGTGACCTTATCGAAGAAGTGAGGAGCTTTTGAAAAGGTGATGTGGCATTTCCAGATGCGTTACTTTCATGTCAACTCGAGTCAAAATCTTCTGCAACACTCTCATTTATCGCCATAATTAGATGGAGCAATCATAGAAAACTGCATCAAAATTTTCGGACCGACTGGGTTAGGGAGACCAAATGAAGCATAAGGCATTGGCGATTTGTTTGACTGCGATTTTGACGATTCAGCTGTCAGGGTGCGGTGTCCTGCTGCATCCGGAAAGAAAAGGCCAAAAGGGCGGCAATCTTGATCCGGCCATTGCAGTATTGGATGCGGCTGGCTTGTTACTCTTCATTGTTCCCGGGCTGATCGCGTTCGGGGTTGATTTGTATTACGGCACGATTTACCTGCCGGGCACAGCAAAAGCTTTAAATCAAGAAGAGCTGAATAGGCTCAAGTCAACAGACGGGCAGATTCGGCCAGATATGTTAGCCAGGCTTATATCTGATGAAACCGGCCAGTCTGTCTCTGCAGAAGCGATGGTTTCCTATGAGGTCAGCTCAGTTGATGAGTTAAAGCGATTGTTAATTGAAACAAGTCAAAACTCATCCTCATAGATTGTATGGCAGCGGATCGCTTTTTGAAGGCTGGCTGTTGATGAAATCAATCAACCAGCCGTGAATGCGGTTAATTGAGGAAAGGGTTGTTGTGTGGCGAGGGTTTGAACAGCCACATTTGATACTTCAGGAAGCCGGTGGGTCATGTGTTTATATTTCTCACCGGTTGTTGCGACAGTGAAATCTTCTCAGGAAAGAATTTTTCAGCGCCGCTGATGGTAAGTTCAATCCAGTGAAGATGATTCAGCCGGTGCATTGGATTGGTTCAGGTTGTTTGAATATTCACCTTTGACGTGCTCAATAAATAGGTCGACAGATTTTGATGTTCTGCTTGTGTTCCACACCATATGAATATCCCAGCTTGTATCTTCCGGAAAGGGAATAAGCTCGATTGCGTCATAGATACCTAAAATTGATTTCTTCGGTAAAATGGCAACGCCTGTATTCGAGAGTATTAATGTAATAATAGTTTGTATGTCTGCCGAGATATTAGTGATGTTGTATACTCTGTTTTTCAACAAAGCCATGGTGTGAATATGCATCATCGATTTGCTGTGATTGCCCATCATCAGTAAATTAAACTTTTCTAAATAACCGTCAACGTTTTCATTTGTATATTGATCTTTTGAAACAGCCAGGACAAATTCATCACTTGAAACTTTAATACTGCTGAGTGTGTCGGATATAGGTTTTCTCATAAAACCTATATCTAAAGAGCCAGACAGCAATTGTTCTTCCTGTTCATGAGAACAGATATCTGAGAGTGAGATTGAGATGTTTTGATGCTTATTCTGAAATTTCCGGATGTAGTGTGGCAGAAAGTCATAACTCGACTTTCCAAACCCTATGGATAAAGATGTGAAATTGCTTCTGGAAATATTGTTCAGGTGATCGTCTACTTTTTGAATATGTCTGTTGAGGGCAATAATCTCGTCGATGACCTGTTTTCCTGTGCTTGATAATGTGACCCCCTGGTTATCTCTGATGAAGATTTCTATTTCATAGGCTTCCTCAACATTTTTGATCTGTTTAGAAAGTGCGGGTTGCGAGATACAAAGGATCTGGGCTGCAACTCTGAAGTTTTTTACTCTTGCAAGGGTTTCAATTGAATGCAGGTATTTAGGATTAATCTTCATAACTTTAAGTTATCGCCATTCAAAAAATTCACTATGCACTATAGCATAAAAGTAGATAATTCTGATATCAACTACTGAGGACCGGAGTTTATATGCAGTACTGTGTATTAGTAAAAGAAGATGTGCTCGTATTTGAAGCCGTCAATTCAGATGAATCTTTCAGTGTTATTTTTGGGTTGTTTAAACAGGGCTTTGTCTTGGCGCCTGTATTAGTGGAGGCGAATAATGCAGAAAATGCGCGTGTCTGTTTTCACCATCGTTTTCAATGGGAAGATTTGAAAAATGCCTTCGATACAAAAAAAGTATTACTCTGCTGAATGATGTCATGTCATGATCTCTTTTGATAGTTCTGATTTTAACAGATATTTCAATATGAGGTTTGGCTTGAAAATTTCATTATACAAATTCATGTTCATCTGTGTGTTGCAACTGTTATCAACCGGGATTGCTGTTGCTTCCACGGTGAATATCACCGGCGTTTATTCAAGTTTTGACCTTCATCAAGAATCGGGTGATGTGATTGGGATCGAAGTGATTATTTCTGAGTCATATTCTGGGAGGTATTTTGTGAGCTTTCAGGCCAGTGAAGGGGCGCCAAGAATACCTGTCGTTTCTGAATTGACTGTTCATGAAAACGAAATTAATTTCCAGGTCAAAGAAGAAAATGGGTATCAGGGTTTGTTTCAGGGAACTGTTTTTCAGAATGAATTAAAGGGAAGCTTCGTTGAAGGACAACTTTCACCCAGTGGTGATCAGATGATTGTTCTACCGAGAACGCATAG
This DNA window, taken from Photobacterium sp. CCB-ST2H9, encodes the following:
- a CDS encoding LysR family transcriptional regulator, with amino-acid sequence MKINPKYLHSIETLARVKNFRVAAQILCISQPALSKQIKNVEEAYEIEIFIRDNQGVTLSSTGKQVIDEIIALNRHIQKVDDHLNNISRSNFTSLSIGFGKSSYDFLPHYIRKFQNKHQNISISLSDICSHEQEEQLLSGSLDIGFMRKPISDTLSSIKVSSDEFVLAVSKDQYTNENVDGYLEKFNLLMMGNHSKSMMHIHTMALLKNRVYNITNISADIQTIITLILSNTGVAILPKKSILGIYDAIELIPFPEDTSWDIHMVWNTSRTSKSVDLFIEHVKGEYSNNLNQSNAPAESSSLD